A region from the Candidatus Binataceae bacterium genome encodes:
- a CDS encoding molybdenum cofactor biosynthesis protein MoaE, which yields MNRLTLKLFATLRERAQASELSREFPDGTSIEDIWRYLVREFPGLGGFHHSVGFAVNQEYVGGDYRPRNNDEVAFIPPVSGGSDKPSYVGKITIGREPIDVAALEREVADPGAGAIVSFTGTTRDGNAGRKVLRLEYEAYEPMALSEMGKLAREAGERWRIVRIAIAHRVGVVEIGETSVAIAVSAAHRAEAFEACRFAIDRLKEIVPIWKKEHFEGGEVWIGCQTSHPPAID from the coding sequence ATGAACCGGCTGACGCTCAAGCTGTTCGCGACTTTGAGAGAGCGCGCGCAGGCGTCTGAGCTCTCGCGGGAGTTTCCCGACGGCACTTCGATCGAGGATATCTGGCGTTATCTGGTGCGCGAATTTCCCGGCCTCGGCGGGTTCCATCATTCTGTCGGCTTTGCCGTCAACCAGGAGTATGTCGGGGGCGACTACCGCCCGCGCAACAACGACGAAGTCGCGTTTATCCCGCCCGTCAGCGGCGGTAGCGATAAACCGTCATACGTGGGAAAAATTACGATCGGCCGCGAGCCGATTGACGTAGCCGCGCTCGAACGTGAGGTTGCCGATCCGGGCGCCGGCGCGATCGTGAGCTTCACCGGCACGACGCGCGACGGCAACGCGGGGCGCAAGGTGCTGCGCCTCGAGTACGAGGCCTACGAGCCGATGGCGCTGAGCGAGATGGGCAAGCTCGCGCGGGAGGCGGGCGAGCGATGGCGAATCGTGCGAATCGCGATCGCGCATCGGGTGGGGGTGGTGGAGATTGGCGAGACTTCGGTGGCGATCGCGGTCTCGGCGGCGCATCGCGCGGAGGCGTTCGAGGCGTGCCGGTTCGCAATCGATCGGCTGAAGGAAATAGTTCCGATTTGGAAGAAGGAACATTTTGAAGGCGGCGAGGTCTGGATCGGCTGCCAGACGTCGCATCCACCAGCAATCGACTAG
- a CDS encoding CDP-alcohol phosphatidyltransferase family protein, which yields MLDTLLGAHPEVRRLQSGAARTLSNAGISANGATIAGVVLGTFAGIAFAHEATMAGIAMLALSAGFDAIDGTIARECGAAATPLGGILDLTGDRVVETAVIIGIAWRHPALYFPALLLVGSWYVNITVFLAVGAALEKGGPKLIEYPPGILERTEALIFFGVLALVMATNVLAPLGPSLCYAMTALEIATGAQRLLFGIRMLRA from the coding sequence ATGCTCGATACTCTGCTTGGAGCGCATCCTGAGGTTCGCCGACTACAGTCCGGCGCGGCGCGTACGCTCTCCAACGCGGGCATCAGCGCGAACGGTGCAACGATCGCGGGTGTCGTGCTCGGCACATTCGCAGGCATCGCGTTCGCACACGAGGCGACGATGGCGGGAATCGCGATGCTCGCGCTTAGCGCCGGGTTCGACGCGATCGACGGCACGATCGCGCGCGAGTGCGGTGCGGCGGCCACACCGCTCGGCGGCATCCTCGATCTCACCGGCGATCGCGTCGTCGAGACGGCCGTGATCATCGGCATCGCCTGGCGGCATCCGGCGCTTTACTTTCCAGCGCTGCTCCTGGTCGGAAGCTGGTACGTGAATATCACCGTGTTCCTCGCAGTTGGCGCGGCGCTCGAAAAAGGCGGGCCGAAGCTGATCGAATATCCGCCGGGGATCCTCGAACGCACCGAGGCGCTGATCTTTTTTGGCGTGCTCGCGCTCGTGATGGCGACAAACGTGCTCGCGCCCCTCGGCCCGTCGCTCTGCTATGCGATGACGGCGCTGGAAATCGCAACCGGCGCTCAGCGCCTGCTGTTCGGCATCCGGATGCTGCGCGCTTAG
- a CDS encoding MFS transporter yields the protein MEAVRDNPSSPAVPGSSVAFTPRSTAYLRVLFGLLMTVTIFEGYDVTIFHLCTPDIARTFHMDDRAVGLMASIVRFGGMLAFFVVMLSDRFGRKAIVNITVLFYTLFTLFTALSQGLWSFTIFQSCAQIFLSAEFGVATIMISEEFPDDARGRGIAGLNMVGLLGVVAGGFLYGKVADSGFGWRGMYFIGILPLLLVAFLRRNLKETARFEAMKQAAPQGGSRLSMLRQAIEPFRGPFRGRLILVAMLWNCVMLVGAPAVTFFSLYAKRDHHWTSTDIGRAVVLAYIIGTAGHWLAGWALDRVGRKVTTATSYVLGAITIYLLFQTSTHAAMLASMVATVFFFQGARTATATYSAELFPTEIRATSYSMTVQLLGQITAISAPFIIGELSKPLGGLGNAVAVVAIGPVIGAILVMLLAPETRGMKLEELAEVSVAD from the coding sequence TTGGAAGCAGTTCGAGACAATCCCTCTTCGCCAGCAGTTCCCGGATCGTCGGTCGCGTTTACGCCGCGCTCGACCGCCTACCTGCGAGTCCTGTTCGGGCTCCTGATGACGGTGACGATCTTCGAAGGCTACGACGTAACGATTTTTCATCTTTGCACCCCGGACATCGCGCGCACGTTTCACATGGACGATCGCGCGGTCGGGCTGATGGCTTCGATCGTGCGCTTTGGCGGGATGCTCGCGTTCTTCGTGGTGATGCTCTCGGACCGGTTCGGGCGCAAGGCGATCGTCAATATCACGGTTTTATTCTACACGCTGTTCACGCTCTTCACCGCGCTCTCGCAGGGGCTCTGGAGCTTTACGATTTTCCAGAGCTGCGCGCAGATTTTCCTGTCCGCCGAATTTGGCGTCGCGACGATCATGATCAGCGAGGAGTTTCCCGACGATGCGCGCGGGCGCGGAATTGCCGGGCTTAACATGGTCGGGCTGCTTGGTGTCGTCGCGGGTGGATTCCTTTACGGCAAAGTTGCCGATTCCGGATTCGGCTGGCGTGGGATGTACTTCATTGGAATCCTGCCACTGCTTTTGGTCGCGTTTCTGCGCCGCAATCTGAAGGAGACCGCCAGGTTCGAGGCGATGAAACAGGCTGCGCCCCAAGGCGGTTCGCGGCTCTCGATGCTGCGTCAGGCGATCGAGCCGTTTCGCGGCCCGTTCCGCGGACGACTCATCCTGGTCGCGATGCTCTGGAATTGCGTGATGCTCGTCGGCGCGCCGGCGGTCACGTTCTTCAGCCTCTACGCCAAGCGCGACCATCATTGGACTTCGACCGACATCGGCCGCGCGGTCGTGCTCGCTTACATCATCGGAACGGCGGGGCACTGGCTCGCAGGATGGGCGCTCGATCGTGTCGGACGCAAAGTCACGACCGCAACGTCCTACGTGCTCGGCGCGATCACGATTTACCTGCTGTTCCAAACCAGCACGCACGCCGCGATGCTGGCCTCGATGGTCGCGACGGTGTTCTTCTTCCAGGGCGCGCGCACGGCGACGGCGACTTATTCGGCTGAGCTTTTCCCGACCGAAATTCGCGCGACCTCTTACAGCATGACGGTACAGCTACTCGGACAGATCACGGCGATCTCTGCGCCCTTCATAATCGGCGAACTCTCGAAACCGCTCGGCGGACTCGGCAACGCTGTGGCCGTAGTCGCGATCGGACCGGTGATCGGCGCGATCCTCGTGATGCTGCTAGCGCCCGAGACGCGTGGCATGAAGCTCGAAGAACTGGCGGAAGTGTCGGTCGCCGACTGA
- a CDS encoding mercuric reductase, protein MAFRPLEHLPDDAFNRDLVAKVHPAGWSNPEPARRYNLVVVGAGTAGLVTAAGASTLGAKVALVEREFMGGDCLNFGCVPSKALIRSARVIGELRRAAELGIEVPAGVKVDFPAIMNRMRKLRAELSPADSAERFRGLGADVFFGDAKFVAPDCVEVEGKKLRFKKALIATGARAAEPQIPGIAAAGYLTNETIFSLNELPLRMAVIGAGPIGCELAQTFQRLGTQVTLLEMAPQILIREDPDAAAIIEASLKRDGVEIRTGCRIVSVARRDNERVITLEQVGEIVIDEILVGVGRTPAVEGLSLDEAKVQYDRERGIVVDDHLRTTNPLIFAAGDVASTYKFTHLSDAHARIAIRNALFMGRSRVSALTIPWCTYTDPEIAHVGLSEAEAKTRGVAIKTFMQPLAEVDRAVLDGETEGFVKIHVKEGTDQIAGATIVASHAGEMISEITTAIAGGVGLGRIGDIMHPYPTQADAIRRTSGLYSRTRLTPLVANLFRRWFALTR, encoded by the coding sequence ATGGCGTTTCGACCGCTCGAGCATCTGCCCGACGACGCATTCAATCGCGATCTGGTCGCCAAGGTTCATCCCGCCGGATGGAGCAATCCGGAACCGGCGCGGCGCTACAATCTGGTGGTTGTCGGCGCGGGCACCGCAGGCCTTGTGACTGCGGCCGGCGCATCAACGCTCGGCGCAAAGGTCGCGCTCGTCGAGCGCGAATTCATGGGCGGCGATTGCCTTAACTTCGGATGCGTTCCGTCGAAGGCGCTGATTCGCTCGGCGCGCGTGATCGGCGAGCTGCGGCGCGCCGCCGAGTTGGGCATCGAGGTTCCGGCGGGCGTGAAAGTTGACTTCCCGGCAATCATGAATCGGATGCGGAAACTGCGCGCCGAGCTAAGTCCTGCCGATTCGGCCGAGCGTTTTCGCGGGCTCGGCGCAGATGTCTTCTTCGGCGATGCGAAGTTCGTTGCGCCCGATTGCGTCGAGGTCGAAGGCAAAAAGCTGCGATTCAAAAAAGCCCTGATCGCAACCGGCGCGCGCGCCGCCGAGCCGCAGATTCCGGGAATCGCGGCGGCAGGCTATCTAACCAACGAAACGATCTTCTCGCTGAACGAGCTACCGCTCCGGATGGCGGTGATCGGCGCGGGCCCCATCGGATGCGAACTCGCGCAGACGTTTCAACGCCTCGGCACGCAGGTGACGCTGCTCGAGATGGCGCCGCAAATCCTGATTCGCGAAGATCCCGACGCCGCTGCGATCATCGAAGCGTCGCTCAAACGCGACGGTGTCGAGATTCGCACCGGATGCCGAATCGTGAGCGTCGCGCGGCGCGACAACGAACGTGTAATCACGCTCGAGCAAGTCGGCGAGATCGTCATCGATGAAATCCTCGTCGGCGTCGGGCGCACGCCAGCAGTCGAAGGCCTCAGTCTCGATGAAGCGAAAGTGCAATACGATCGCGAGCGCGGCATCGTGGTTGACGATCATCTGCGCACGACGAATCCGCTGATCTTTGCCGCCGGCGATGTAGCTTCGACGTACAAGTTCACGCATCTGTCGGATGCACACGCGCGAATCGCGATTCGCAATGCGCTGTTCATGGGCCGCAGCCGCGTAAGCGCACTGACGATTCCGTGGTGTACCTACACCGACCCGGAAATCGCGCACGTCGGACTGTCGGAAGCCGAAGCCAAGACGCGCGGCGTCGCGATCAAAACCTTCATGCAGCCGCTGGCCGAGGTCGATCGCGCCGTGCTCGACGGCGAGACCGAGGGCTTCGTGAAAATCCACGTCAAGGAAGGAACGGATCAGATCGCCGGCGCTACGATCGTCGCCAGCCACGCGGGTGAAATGATCTCAGAGATAACAACCGCGATCGCCGGCGGCGTAGGCCTCGGCCGAATCGGCGACATCATGCATCCCTACCCAACCCAGGCCGACGCAATCCGCCGCACCTCGGGCCTCTACTCGCGCACCCGCCTCACGCCGTTGGTCGCGAATCTATTCCGCCGCTGGTTTGCGCTCACGCGCTGA
- a CDS encoding DNA polymerase domain-containing protein: MSKYEELSAQFYSNRLLFGDPADTGVVAVEIAGKNEVDVWRRIDGRLVRERRPLKLFALVDDPDLLDGFKPAPAVSELKGGFRYRFFVPLDSMDALDAVKRHLRNVTGKAANAPDAPYLVLADPVEQHLILTGTTFFMGMQFGDLVRMQIDLETYISPGFEFPTAAREGDRIVAISITDSTGYERLLRGTEMDERAMIEELLRIVAERDPDVIEGHNLFRFDLEYLETRARRHRIRLTFGRDGAEMRARPSRLQIAERSIAYRRFDIPGRSIIDTWILAQHYDIASRELESLGLKQLAIHFGLARDDRVYIDASRVSEYFDWNPEKLFEYALDDARETRALAETLAPSYFVQAQIFPYSYQSAVLRGNATKIDALMLRAYLREGHSIPEPQPSAAVLGGYTEIRRCGVARGVLHCDVTSLYPSLMLQYGHAPATDHLGVFLRLLADLRSFRVQAKAAARELVGLERRNLEALQQTFKILINSFYGYLGFGLGHFNDFNQAGEVTKRGRDLIQDAVAKLEELGALVLEVDTDGIYFVRPPDAVSDHAIDAVLEQVAAVMPAGIRLEIDGRYAAMFSYKMKNYVLLDDEGDLTIRGSGLKSRGLERFQRRFMEEIFERMLNGRDKEIGPLYHDYLARIANHKIGIDDLMKTETLQDSLDTYRQKRTDDRRNLAAAYELALKAKRPYLAGDQISYYVTGRRRDVQVAEVAKLAADYDPERPDENIAYYQTKLAELYEKFKPYADRPGLFPAKSFGATEESTQMSLFGPSRALSEPPAEE; the protein is encoded by the coding sequence ATGAGTAAGTACGAAGAGCTTTCGGCTCAGTTCTACAGCAACCGGCTGTTGTTCGGCGATCCTGCCGATACGGGCGTTGTTGCAGTCGAGATTGCTGGCAAGAACGAAGTCGATGTGTGGCGGCGGATCGACGGCCGTCTCGTCCGCGAGCGGCGTCCGCTCAAGCTCTTCGCGCTGGTCGACGATCCTGACCTGCTCGACGGATTCAAGCCTGCGCCTGCGGTTTCCGAGCTCAAAGGCGGCTTCCGTTATCGCTTCTTCGTGCCGCTCGATTCGATGGACGCGCTCGACGCAGTCAAACGTCATTTGCGCAATGTGACCGGCAAGGCTGCCAACGCGCCCGATGCTCCCTACCTCGTGCTCGCCGATCCCGTCGAACAGCATCTCATTCTCACCGGCACGACCTTCTTCATGGGGATGCAGTTCGGCGACCTGGTGCGGATGCAGATCGATCTCGAAACTTACATCTCGCCCGGCTTCGAATTTCCGACCGCCGCGCGCGAGGGCGATCGTATCGTCGCCATCTCGATAACCGATTCCACCGGCTATGAGCGGCTGTTGCGCGGCACCGAGATGGACGAGCGCGCGATGATCGAAGAATTGCTTCGAATCGTCGCCGAGCGCGACCCCGACGTCATCGAAGGACACAACCTGTTTCGTTTCGATCTGGAATATCTCGAAACGCGCGCGCGGCGGCATCGGATTCGCCTCACTTTCGGCCGCGATGGCGCCGAGATGCGCGCGCGGCCGTCGCGCCTCCAGATCGCGGAGCGCTCGATCGCGTATCGCCGTTTCGATATCCCCGGGCGCAGCATTATCGACACGTGGATTCTCGCGCAGCATTACGATATCGCCTCGCGCGAGCTCGAAAGCCTGGGTCTCAAGCAGCTCGCGATTCATTTCGGCCTCGCGCGCGACGACCGCGTTTATATCGACGCGTCGCGGGTCAGCGAATATTTCGATTGGAACCCCGAGAAGCTTTTCGAGTATGCGCTCGACGATGCGCGCGAGACGCGGGCGCTGGCCGAGACGCTCGCGCCTAGCTACTTCGTGCAGGCGCAGATTTTTCCCTACTCGTACCAGAGCGCGGTGCTGCGTGGGAACGCAACCAAGATCGATGCGCTGATGCTGCGCGCGTACCTGCGCGAAGGGCATTCGATTCCCGAGCCGCAGCCGTCCGCGGCAGTACTAGGCGGCTACACCGAGATTCGCAGATGCGGCGTCGCGCGCGGCGTGCTGCACTGCGACGTCACCTCGCTCTATCCGTCGCTGATGCTGCAATACGGCCACGCGCCGGCCACCGATCACCTGGGAGTGTTTCTGCGCTTGCTTGCCGATCTGCGCAGCTTCCGCGTACAGGCCAAGGCCGCGGCGCGCGAACTCGTGGGCCTCGAACGCAGGAATCTCGAAGCGCTCCAGCAGACGTTCAAGATTCTCATCAACTCGTTTTACGGCTACCTGGGCTTTGGCCTCGGCCACTTCAACGATTTCAACCAGGCGGGTGAAGTTACCAAGCGCGGCCGCGATTTGATCCAGGATGCGGTCGCGAAGCTCGAAGAGCTCGGCGCGCTGGTGCTCGAAGTCGATACTGACGGAATCTATTTCGTCCGGCCGCCGGATGCTGTCAGCGATCACGCTATCGATGCGGTCCTGGAACAGGTGGCCGCCGTGATGCCCGCGGGAATCCGCCTTGAAATCGACGGCCGCTACGCCGCGATGTTCAGCTACAAAATGAAGAACTACGTGCTGCTCGACGACGAGGGCGACCTGACGATTCGCGGCTCGGGTCTCAAGTCGCGCGGCCTCGAGCGCTTCCAGCGCCGCTTCATGGAGGAAATCTTCGAGCGGATGCTGAACGGGCGCGACAAGGAAATCGGCCCACTCTATCACGACTACCTCGCGCGCATCGCAAATCACAAAATCGGTATCGACGATTTGATGAAGACCGAGACGTTGCAGGATTCGCTCGACACCTACCGGCAAAAGCGCACCGACGATCGGCGCAATCTCGCCGCCGCATACGAGCTCGCGCTCAAGGCCAAGCGGCCGTACCTCGCCGGCGATCAGATTTCCTACTACGTCACAGGCCGGCGGCGCGATGTGCAGGTTGCCGAAGTTGCGAAGCTCGCGGCCGACTACGATCCCGAGCGGCCCGACGAAAACATCGCCTACTATCAGACCAAGCTCGCCGAGCTTTACGAGAAGTTCAAACCCTACGCCGACCGTCCGGGACTCTTTCCCGCGAAGTCGTTCGGCGCGACCGAAGAATCGACACAGATGAGTCTCTTCGGTCCTTCTCGCGCGTTATCAGAACCACCCGCCGAGGAGTAG
- a CDS encoding cold shock domain-containing protein, giving the protein MFGTIKKVVKDKGFGFIIPDDGGDEVFFHRSKLSPKVYWDDLREGNEVQFDVRPGEKGRQAFNLRLR; this is encoded by the coding sequence GTGTTCGGCACAATCAAGAAAGTCGTAAAAGACAAGGGCTTCGGCTTCATCATCCCCGACGACGGCGGCGACGAAGTTTTCTTCCATCGCTCGAAGCTCTCGCCCAAGGTCTACTGGGATGACCTGCGCGAGGGCAACGAAGTGCAGTTCGACGTCCGCCCGGGCGAGAAAGGCCGCCAAGCCTTTAACCTGCGCCTGCGCTGA
- a CDS encoding molybdenum cofactor biosynthesis protein B, producing the protein MSVHEHKKQAPHGPLKIGVITATDSRTPDTDESGRVIRELFDNAGHDVPYYEVLTDDPEKISAAIARNLPNLDAIIVSGGTGITSRDRTTDAVKSLLDHELPGFGELFRMLSYQEIGSSAMLTRAVAGVRQGKFLAALPGSPSACKLAIEKLIMPELAHIKLLLSQ; encoded by the coding sequence ATGTCCGTGCATGAACATAAGAAACAGGCGCCCCACGGTCCGCTCAAGATCGGCGTAATCACCGCTACTGACAGCCGCACGCCCGACACCGACGAGAGCGGCAGGGTTATCCGCGAGCTGTTCGACAACGCCGGTCACGACGTTCCTTACTACGAGGTCCTGACCGACGACCCGGAGAAGATTTCGGCGGCGATTGCGCGCAACCTGCCCAACCTCGATGCGATAATCGTCAGCGGCGGCACGGGAATCACGAGCCGCGACCGCACGACGGATGCAGTCAAATCGCTACTCGATCATGAGTTGCCGGGCTTTGGCGAATTATTCCGCATGCTCTCGTACCAGGAAATCGGCTCGTCCGCGATGCTGACGCGCGCGGTCGCGGGCGTGCGCCAGGGCAAGTTCCTCGCCGCGCTGCCCGGTTCGCCGAGCGCATGCAAACTCGCGATCGAAAAGCTCATTATGCCCGAGCTCGCTCACATCAAACTTCTGCTATCGCAATGA
- a CDS encoding TVP38/TMEM64 family protein, whose amino-acid sequence MTSSIETPTSPPAAASRAFSPRIILVAIALVAVIVVARRIGAGSLLNEALNWIASLGPLGPAVFIAIYIAACVAFVPGSILTIGAGVIFGVVRGSIYVSIAATLGATAAFLVGRYFARAWVAARLAGYPKFKAIDDAVGREGWKIVILTRLSPIFPFNLLNYAYGLTQVALRDYVIASWAGMIPGTVMFVYIGSLSGDLARAASGGGGAQTPARWALNALGFAATVAVAIYATRIGTRALRERT is encoded by the coding sequence ATGACAAGCTCAATTGAAACTCCCACGAGCCCGCCGGCGGCGGCCTCGCGCGCATTTTCGCCGCGCATCATTTTAGTCGCGATTGCGCTCGTCGCCGTGATCGTCGTCGCGCGGCGGATCGGCGCCGGCTCGCTTCTGAACGAAGCTCTCAACTGGATAGCCTCGCTCGGGCCGCTGGGCCCCGCCGTGTTCATAGCGATCTACATCGCCGCCTGCGTGGCGTTCGTGCCGGGCTCGATTCTCACGATCGGCGCGGGGGTGATCTTCGGCGTGGTGCGCGGCTCGATCTACGTTTCGATTGCGGCCACGCTGGGCGCGACCGCCGCGTTCCTGGTGGGCCGCTACTTCGCCCGCGCATGGGTCGCGGCGCGCCTCGCGGGATATCCGAAATTCAAGGCCATCGACGACGCCGTCGGCCGCGAAGGATGGAAGATCGTAATCCTGACGAGGCTCTCGCCGATCTTCCCATTCAACCTGCTGAATTACGCCTACGGGCTGACACAGGTCGCGCTGCGCGATTACGTGATCGCGTCGTGGGCCGGGATGATCCCCGGCACCGTGATGTTCGTCTATATCGGCTCGCTGAGCGGCGACCTCGCACGCGCAGCCTCGGGCGGCGGCGGCGCGCAGACTCCGGCGCGATGGGCCCTCAACGCGCTCGGCTTCGCCGCCACCGTCGCCGTCGCAATCTACGCCACCCGCATCGGCACTCGCGCGCTGCGCGAACGGACCTGA
- a CDS encoding methyltransferase domain-containing protein codes for MADQQLDWKKAKDFLFQVSGDIGAAMFGALNYMGDRLGIFKALAEAGSVTCEELATKTGLNERYMREWLSAMSAATYIDFDPATKKYSITPEHALVLAKEESPFFMGGFLEMILPNVSVTPKVMEAFKNGGGVKQSEYSPETWEAMERSSANIYRHSFVRKWLPTLPDVVAKLTEGGSYLDVGCGSGRAALSVANAFPKAKVAGFDAFQGSVDRAMANAKAAGVSDRVTFKAQDCTKLPKAEFDFITTFDVVHDSVDPVGLMRSIREALKPGGTFLMVEVNTSSKLEDNINPMGRMMYSISTLYCMTVSLAHGGAGIGACMGQEKARELAKAAGFTTFNHLPIDDAFSILYELRA; via the coding sequence GTGGCGGATCAACAGCTCGACTGGAAAAAAGCCAAAGATTTTCTCTTCCAGGTTTCCGGCGATATCGGCGCCGCGATGTTCGGCGCGCTCAACTACATGGGCGACCGGCTCGGCATCTTCAAGGCGCTCGCCGAAGCGGGCTCCGTGACCTGCGAGGAACTCGCAACGAAGACGGGACTCAACGAACGCTACATGCGCGAATGGCTTTCCGCCATGTCAGCGGCGACCTATATCGACTTCGACCCTGCGACTAAAAAATACTCGATTACGCCGGAGCATGCGCTCGTACTCGCGAAGGAAGAATCGCCGTTTTTCATGGGCGGCTTCCTCGAGATGATCCTGCCCAACGTCAGCGTCACGCCCAAGGTGATGGAGGCGTTCAAGAACGGTGGCGGCGTGAAGCAGAGCGAATACTCGCCCGAGACCTGGGAAGCGATGGAGCGCTCATCGGCGAATATCTATCGCCATTCGTTCGTGCGCAAATGGCTGCCGACGCTGCCCGACGTCGTCGCGAAGCTGACGGAGGGCGGCTCTTACCTCGATGTCGGGTGCGGCAGCGGCCGCGCGGCACTGTCCGTCGCGAACGCATTTCCGAAAGCGAAGGTCGCGGGCTTCGACGCGTTCCAGGGCTCCGTCGATCGCGCGATGGCAAATGCGAAAGCCGCCGGAGTCAGCGATCGCGTCACGTTCAAGGCGCAGGATTGCACCAAGCTGCCGAAGGCGGAGTTCGACTTCATCACGACTTTCGACGTGGTGCACGATTCCGTCGATCCCGTGGGCCTGATGCGCTCGATCCGCGAGGCGCTCAAGCCCGGCGGCACGTTCCTGATGGTCGAGGTCAACACTTCAAGCAAGCTCGAGGACAACATCAACCCCATGGGCCGCATGATGTACTCGATCAGCACGCTCTACTGCATGACGGTCTCGCTCGCACACGGCGGCGCCGGAATCGGCGCGTGCATGGGCCAGGAAAAAGCCCGCGAACTCGCAAAGGCCGCAGGCTTCACGACCTTCAACCATCTGCCGATCGACGACGCGTTCTCGATCTTGTACGAGCTGAGGGCCTAA